The Planococcus donghaensis genome contains a region encoding:
- a CDS encoding thioredoxin domain-containing protein, which yields MTTYQENIAGFEKINSTKALELLKGDSEAVLYIGKEVCPFCKTFVQKLKEVADETATQVYHVNSVESDDMTGITSLRNEFNIPTVPGFIYTNENTVNVKCDSSMDKEEIKAFMNK from the coding sequence ATGACAACTTATCAAGAAAACATAGCCGGTTTCGAAAAAATTAATTCTACAAAAGCACTAGAATTACTAAAAGGGGATTCGGAAGCCGTTCTTTACATAGGTAAAGAAGTTTGTCCTTTTTGCAAAACTTTCGTCCAAAAACTAAAAGAAGTTGCTGATGAAACAGCTACTCAGGTTTACCACGTAAACAGTGTAGAATCAGATGATATGACGGGTATTACTTCACTACGCAATGAGTTCAACATTCCAACCGTTCCTGGTTTCATCTATACAAATGAAAACACAGTAAACGTAAAATGCGATTCATCAATGGACAAAGAAGAAATCAAAGCATTTATGAACAAATAA
- the groL gene encoding chaperonin GroEL (60 kDa chaperone family; promotes refolding of misfolded polypeptides especially under stressful conditions; forms two stacked rings of heptamers to form a barrel-shaped 14mer; ends can be capped by GroES; misfolded proteins enter the barrel where they are refolded when GroES binds), translated as MAKDIKFSEDARSLMLKGVDKLADTVKVTLGPKGRNVVLEKKFGSPLITNDGVTIAKEIELENAFENMGAKLVAEVASKTNDIAGDGTTTATVLAQAMIREGLKNVTAGANPVGIRHGIELAVESALSELKAISKPIEGKESIAQVAAISSGDEEVGKLIAEAMERVGNDGVITLEESRGFTTELDVVEGMQFDRGYQSPYMVTDSDKMEAVLENPFILVTDKKIGNIQEILPVLEQVVQQSKPLLIVAEDVEGEALATLVVNKLRGTFNAVAVKAPGFGDRRKAMLEDIAALTGAEVITEDLGLELKTTNIAQLGRASKVVVTKENTTIVEGAGNQEHIVARVGQIRNQLEESTSEFDKEKLQERLAKLAGGVAVIKVGAATETELKERKLRIEDALNSTRAAVEEGIVAGGGTALVNVYNKVAELLESQEGDVATGINIVLRALEEPVRQIATNAGLEGSIIVHRLKTEEVGIGYNAANGEWVNMVEEGIVDPTKVTRSALQNAASVAAMFLTTEAVVADIPEPAGQGGGMPDMGGMGGMM; from the coding sequence ATGGCAAAAGATATTAAGTTCAGCGAAGATGCACGCAGTTTAATGCTGAAAGGCGTAGATAAATTAGCAGACACAGTAAAAGTAACGCTTGGACCAAAAGGGCGTAACGTAGTGCTTGAGAAAAAATTCGGTTCGCCGTTAATCACCAACGATGGTGTGACAATCGCAAAAGAAATCGAACTTGAAAATGCTTTTGAAAACATGGGCGCGAAACTTGTTGCGGAAGTTGCTTCTAAAACAAACGACATCGCAGGTGACGGTACAACTACTGCAACCGTTCTTGCACAAGCAATGATTCGTGAAGGCTTGAAAAACGTAACAGCTGGCGCAAACCCAGTGGGCATCCGTCATGGTATTGAACTCGCAGTTGAAAGCGCACTTAGCGAATTAAAAGCAATTTCAAAACCAATCGAAGGCAAAGAATCCATTGCACAAGTTGCAGCGATTTCGTCTGGTGACGAAGAAGTCGGCAAACTGATTGCAGAAGCAATGGAGCGCGTTGGTAACGACGGCGTAATCACGCTAGAAGAATCACGTGGCTTTACAACGGAACTTGATGTGGTTGAAGGGATGCAGTTTGATCGCGGCTACCAATCGCCATACATGGTAACTGATTCAGATAAAATGGAAGCTGTTTTAGAAAATCCGTTTATTTTAGTAACTGACAAGAAAATTGGCAACATCCAAGAAATCCTACCAGTTCTTGAGCAAGTGGTTCAACAAAGCAAACCGTTACTTATCGTAGCTGAAGACGTTGAAGGCGAAGCGTTAGCAACATTAGTTGTGAACAAATTGCGTGGCACGTTTAACGCAGTAGCTGTAAAGGCACCAGGCTTCGGTGATCGTCGCAAAGCAATGCTTGAGGATATTGCAGCATTAACTGGCGCAGAAGTGATTACAGAGGATCTAGGACTTGAATTGAAAACAACAAACATTGCGCAACTAGGTCGCGCATCTAAAGTAGTTGTAACAAAAGAAAACACGACAATCGTAGAAGGCGCTGGCAACCAAGAGCACATCGTTGCGCGCGTTGGCCAAATCCGTAACCAATTAGAAGAGTCAACTTCTGAATTCGACAAAGAAAAACTACAAGAACGTTTAGCGAAATTAGCTGGCGGCGTAGCAGTTATCAAAGTCGGAGCGGCTACAGAAACTGAATTGAAAGAACGTAAACTTCGTATTGAAGATGCATTGAACTCAACTCGTGCAGCTGTAGAAGAAGGAATTGTTGCCGGCGGTGGTACTGCATTAGTCAACGTTTACAACAAAGTAGCAGAACTTCTTGAATCGCAAGAAGGCGACGTGGCAACAGGAATCAACATCGTACTTCGTGCGCTTGAAGAACCAGTTCGTCAAATCGCAACAAACGCAGGTCTTGAAGGATCAATCATCGTTCACCGTCTGAAAACAGAAGAAGTCGGCATTGGCTATAACGCTGCTAATGGCGAATGGGTGAACATGGTCGAAGAAGGAATTGTGGATCCAACGAAAGTTACCCGTTCAGCATTGCAAAACGCAGCATCTGTTGCAGCGATGTTCTTGACGACTGAAGCAGTAGTCGCAGACATTCCTGAACCAGCAGGACAAGGCGGCGGCATGCCTGATATGGGCGGCATGGGCGGCATGATGTAA
- a CDS encoding LLM class flavin-dependent oxidoreductase: MIHGAGEKISDWRHPAIPSDASVSFDFYKQQAQTSERGKFDFVFIADALYINEKSNPHYLNRFEPLTVLSALAAVTSHIGLVSTLSTTYSEPFSAARQFASLDMLSGGRAGWNVVTSGLEKTALNFSKQLDDHPSHAERYRMTTEFVHVMKGLWNSWEDDAFVRDKESGQFFDPKKLHTLNHQGEFFSVQGPLNIGRSPQGQPVIFQAGSSKDGIAFSAQQADAVFAIIPKIEEATQYYKNVKAQARLSGREPSDVVVLQGISPIIGETAEDAERKYQELASLVTTEQALAFLGRLFEHHDFSQYPLDEPFPDIGTIGKNSFQSDTDRIKREARVENLSLRQVALREATPRTPFIGTPEDIANLIESWYEQYAADGFMIIANLPSELEAFVDQVVPILQTRKIFRTEYEGTTLRDNLELPYVEKQKSVES, translated from the coding sequence ATGATTCACGGAGCCGGCGAGAAGATTTCAGATTGGCGACATCCGGCCATCCCTTCAGATGCCAGTGTCAGTTTTGATTTTTATAAACAGCAAGCGCAAACTTCTGAACGTGGAAAATTTGATTTTGTTTTTATTGCAGATGCCCTGTACATCAATGAAAAATCAAACCCCCACTACTTAAATCGCTTTGAACCATTAACTGTTCTTTCTGCACTCGCTGCGGTAACATCACATATTGGACTTGTGAGTACTTTATCCACCACCTATAGCGAACCGTTTTCTGCCGCAAGACAGTTTGCTTCATTAGACATGTTGAGCGGTGGTCGCGCTGGATGGAATGTCGTAACGTCAGGACTTGAAAAGACGGCCTTGAATTTCAGCAAACAACTCGACGATCACCCCAGTCACGCTGAACGCTACCGAATGACTACGGAATTTGTTCACGTCATGAAAGGCTTATGGAATTCTTGGGAAGATGATGCCTTTGTTCGCGATAAAGAATCTGGGCAATTTTTTGATCCAAAAAAACTGCATACGCTGAACCACCAAGGCGAATTCTTTTCTGTCCAAGGACCATTAAACATTGGCCGTTCACCACAAGGACAGCCGGTCATTTTCCAAGCCGGTTCTTCTAAAGACGGCATTGCTTTTTCTGCTCAACAAGCAGATGCCGTATTTGCCATTATACCGAAAATAGAAGAAGCCACGCAGTATTATAAAAACGTTAAAGCACAAGCCCGTTTGAGCGGTCGTGAGCCTAGCGACGTAGTCGTCTTACAAGGCATCAGCCCCATTATTGGCGAGACCGCAGAAGATGCCGAACGAAAATACCAAGAACTGGCGAGTTTAGTCACCACTGAACAAGCTCTCGCTTTTTTAGGCCGTTTGTTTGAACATCATGATTTTTCCCAGTACCCACTAGACGAACCGTTTCCGGATATCGGAACCATCGGCAAAAACAGTTTCCAAAGCGATACCGATCGCATTAAAAGGGAAGCACGTGTCGAAAACTTAAGCTTGCGTCAAGTGGCTTTGCGCGAAGCAACGCCGCGCACGCCTTTTATAGGCACACCTGAAGACATCGCTAATTTGATCGAATCGTGGTACGAACAATACGCAGCAGACGGCTTTATGATCATTGCCAATTTGCCAAGCGAACTCGAAGCGTTTGTTGACCAGGTAGTGCCGATTTTGCAAACACGCAAGATTTTCCGGACGGAATACGAGGGAACGACATTGCGTGACAATTTGGAGTTGCCTTATGTGGAAAAGCAGAAATCTGTTGAAAGTTAG
- a CDS encoding BCCT family transporter: protein MKKYGSKTDWPVLFISGGLLVAFVLAAFINVEFVSNSVNQSFAFAVKYFGAFWQVLLLGTFFIALFLGFSKYGKVRLGAMDKPEVGYFKWIAMIMTTLLAAGGVFWAAAEPMYHFLDVSPNFTGPGVDSGTESAIVPAFAQSYLHWGFLAWSILGTLGTIVLMYAHYQKGMPLKPRTLLYPLLGEKIMKNSVLGTIIDASAIIAVAAGTIGPIGFLGLQAAYGMESLFGIPNNLFTQVAIIITVVAIATISAITGLRKGIQFLSNLNIIITLILMVAILVLGPGGFIFDTFLAATGVHLQEFLAMSTFRGDSGWLGYWTVFFWGWFLGYGPMMAIFIATITRGRTIRELITAVSIIAPTVTAFWFTVVGGTGMFYELGQPGIVSDALNTSGMPAAMVAITQQLPLSSVIAPLFLLVTILFVVTTADSMAYTISVAITGDGHPPKIMRVFWSIIMGAVAIVLLMISEGGIQAIQSFIVVTAIPVSLLLLPTFWAAPKAAKIMFEDQFGRSVKSKNRAMGTNPLKDL from the coding sequence TTGAAGAAATATGGATCAAAGACAGATTGGCCCGTACTGTTCATTAGTGGTGGGTTACTTGTCGCTTTTGTTCTTGCAGCATTTATCAATGTAGAGTTTGTGTCGAATAGTGTAAATCAATCATTTGCTTTTGCCGTGAAGTATTTTGGGGCATTTTGGCAAGTGTTGTTATTGGGAACATTTTTTATTGCACTTTTTCTAGGATTTTCGAAATACGGAAAAGTTCGACTAGGTGCGATGGACAAGCCGGAAGTTGGCTATTTTAAATGGATTGCCATGATTATGACAACCTTGTTAGCAGCAGGAGGCGTCTTTTGGGCAGCTGCTGAGCCAATGTACCATTTTCTTGATGTGTCTCCTAATTTCACAGGCCCAGGTGTAGACTCTGGTACGGAAAGTGCTATTGTACCGGCCTTTGCCCAATCTTATTTACATTGGGGATTTCTTGCATGGTCAATTCTTGGGACCCTTGGAACAATCGTTTTAATGTATGCTCATTATCAAAAAGGCATGCCATTAAAACCGCGTACGTTACTTTACCCGTTACTCGGTGAAAAAATCATGAAAAACAGTGTATTGGGTACGATTATTGATGCGTCTGCCATTATTGCGGTCGCAGCCGGAACAATTGGACCTATTGGGTTTCTTGGTTTGCAAGCCGCATATGGAATGGAATCATTATTTGGCATACCGAATAACTTGTTTACGCAAGTAGCGATCATCATTACTGTAGTAGCGATTGCCACAATATCAGCTATTACAGGCTTGCGTAAAGGAATACAATTTCTTAGTAATTTGAATATCATTATTACACTCATTTTAATGGTTGCTATTTTAGTGTTAGGGCCAGGCGGGTTTATCTTTGATACGTTTCTTGCAGCAACTGGAGTTCACCTTCAAGAATTCCTAGCAATGAGTACGTTCCGCGGAGATTCTGGTTGGTTAGGTTATTGGACTGTCTTTTTCTGGGGCTGGTTCCTCGGATATGGTCCAATGATGGCGATTTTTATCGCTACCATTACACGTGGACGCACGATTCGTGAGTTGATTACAGCAGTTTCGATCATCGCGCCAACCGTTACGGCATTTTGGTTTACAGTTGTTGGCGGAACAGGGATGTTTTATGAACTTGGTCAGCCAGGGATTGTATCAGATGCATTAAACACATCAGGTATGCCAGCTGCGATGGTGGCCATTACACAACAATTGCCACTTAGTTCAGTTATAGCTCCACTGTTCTTACTCGTCACGATCTTATTTGTGGTGACGACTGCCGACTCGATGGCATATACCATTTCAGTAGCCATTACAGGCGATGGTCATCCGCCAAAAATTATGCGTGTTTTTTGGTCAATTATTATGGGAGCGGTAGCAATTGTTCTCTTAATGATTAGCGAAGGCGGCATTCAAGCGATTCAATCGTTTATTGTGGTGACTGCCATTCCGGTTTCGTTGCTATTATTGCCAACGTTCTGGGCGGCACCTAAAGCTGCAAAAATCATGTTTGAAGATCAATTTGGTAGAAGTGTAAAATCGAAAAATAGAGCAATGGGAACAAACCCATTAAAAGACTTATAA
- the groES gene encoding co-chaperone GroES, with translation MLRPLGDRVIIELIEAEEKTSSGIVLPGSAQEKPQEGHVIAVGNGLIRENGQRTALDVQAGDRVIFSKYAGSELKYEGKEYLILRENDILAVLG, from the coding sequence TTGTTAAGACCACTAGGAGATCGTGTAATTATTGAGCTCATCGAAGCGGAAGAAAAAACATCAAGCGGTATCGTTTTACCGGGATCAGCACAAGAAAAACCGCAGGAGGGCCATGTGATCGCTGTAGGAAATGGACTTATTCGTGAAAACGGACAGCGCACAGCATTAGACGTGCAAGCTGGCGATCGCGTTATCTTCTCGAAATACGCAGGCTCTGAATTAAAATATGAAGGCAAAGAATATTTGATCTTACGTGAAAACGATATATTAGCAGTTTTAGGCTAA
- a CDS encoding DUF6526 family protein, with the protein MNEQSYEKHVRYPKLQLFFWVPLSFILLITTASYGIYQFVKNGFSVQLLLIFAIVVLAIIPGMLARIYALTLQDRLICTEEQLRYFMLTGNRLDPRLTKSQLIALRFAPDAELVALAERAVIEELSADAIKKSINIWRADHQRV; encoded by the coding sequence ATGAACGAACAATCGTATGAAAAACATGTGCGTTACCCAAAGTTACAGCTTTTTTTCTGGGTACCGTTAAGCTTTATATTGCTTATAACCACAGCTAGTTATGGAATTTATCAATTCGTGAAAAATGGTTTTTCGGTGCAGCTTTTATTGATTTTTGCTATTGTGGTCCTGGCGATTATCCCAGGAATGCTTGCGCGAATTTATGCACTTACGTTACAAGATCGTTTGATTTGCACAGAAGAACAATTGCGCTATTTTATGCTGACAGGAAACCGTCTAGATCCGCGACTAACAAAGTCACAACTAATCGCTTTGCGTTTTGCACCTGATGCGGAACTAGTGGCGTTAGCTGAACGTGCAGTAATTGAAGAGTTATCCGCAGACGCTATTAAAAAGTCTATCAACATATGGCGCGCTGATCATCAACGCGTTTAA
- a CDS encoding CPBP family intramembrane glutamic endopeptidase, whose amino-acid sequence MPDKQKKFIDNFLKNERATKTKKSSTYRPKSKGKKTPLYVLLIFIAAQLSPILFISPTLSYFQGQGMDREAAGIATSGWLIFLTMGIGFLITLIIVSRDKRFFDIWKGKKSSLLMSIVWGFLGFLLLLIGQSIAALIEMNFLGIEPGSENTASLVSIAEVVPLAIVSIVLFGPVLEELVFRRVLFGSLNQTTNFFFATAVSALTFALIHFDFTHLLLYFTTGLILAFLYQKTKSIITPIVAHILLNSYVMVIQLNMDKIMEFQKQLENLQ is encoded by the coding sequence ATGCCCGACAAACAAAAAAAATTTATAGACAACTTTTTAAAAAATGAACGAGCAACCAAAACGAAAAAAAGTAGCACGTATCGACCGAAATCCAAAGGCAAAAAAACACCGCTTTATGTATTGTTGATCTTTATCGCCGCACAGCTTTCACCGATCCTGTTTATTAGTCCTACTTTGAGTTACTTTCAAGGCCAAGGCATGGACCGTGAAGCTGCAGGCATTGCAACATCCGGCTGGTTAATCTTTTTGACCATGGGTATTGGCTTTCTCATAACACTCATTATCGTGTCTCGAGACAAACGCTTTTTCGATATTTGGAAAGGCAAAAAGTCGTCTCTGCTCATGTCGATTGTATGGGGCTTTCTCGGCTTCTTGTTGTTGCTCATCGGCCAATCCATTGCCGCTTTAATCGAAATGAATTTTCTCGGCATTGAACCCGGTTCTGAAAATACCGCTTCCTTAGTGAGCATCGCTGAAGTGGTACCACTCGCGATTGTTTCAATCGTCTTGTTTGGCCCCGTTCTTGAAGAACTCGTTTTCCGTCGCGTGTTGTTTGGTTCATTAAATCAGACGACCAATTTCTTTTTCGCCACTGCGGTGAGTGCTTTGACGTTCGCACTGATCCATTTCGATTTTACACACTTGTTGCTGTATTTCACGACCGGATTGATCTTAGCGTTTTTATATCAGAAAACAAAAAGCATCATCACGCCCATTGTTGCTCATATTTTGCTGAATAGTTACGTCATGGTCATTCAACTAAACATGGACAAAATCATGGAATTCCAAAAACAACTGGAAAATTTGCAGTAA
- a CDS encoding DegV family protein, with the protein MKKIAWITDTAAQLDDAFIQKHDVYVLPLSVVFADGEYRESIDLTQDEFYDKLKLAKVSPKTSQPAIGEMLALYEKLEEQGYDFAIAVHLSSGLSGTFETAQTASEMTDFKVYPIDSKIGSFPMVKMIEVGNELLANGKEVEEVVATITEMTGKSKLSFIPSSLNQLHKSGRVSGTQTFLSNLLNIKVVISFVEGKAVMTEKVRTNKRAKDHVMSLLRADMAAGSVPEVAVIHCNNVPDSEVWQNELLQEFPSLKVEIAALSVCVGVHAGDGTTGLSWVSY; encoded by the coding sequence ATGAAGAAAATAGCTTGGATTACGGATACAGCTGCACAACTAGACGATGCTTTTATCCAAAAACACGATGTATACGTTCTACCACTTAGTGTTGTATTTGCAGATGGAGAATACAGAGAATCCATTGACTTAACACAAGACGAATTTTACGATAAATTAAAATTAGCGAAAGTTTCACCGAAAACATCACAACCAGCCATTGGAGAAATGCTGGCTTTATATGAAAAATTAGAAGAACAAGGCTATGACTTTGCAATCGCTGTTCATTTATCAAGTGGATTGTCAGGCACATTTGAAACGGCCCAAACGGCTTCTGAAATGACCGACTTTAAAGTTTATCCAATTGATTCGAAAATTGGTTCTTTTCCAATGGTCAAAATGATTGAAGTGGGGAACGAGCTGCTTGCAAACGGTAAAGAAGTAGAGGAAGTTGTCGCTACAATTACAGAAATGACAGGCAAATCAAAGTTGTCTTTTATTCCATCTAGTTTAAACCAATTACACAAAAGTGGGCGTGTTTCTGGTACGCAAACGTTTTTAAGTAATTTGCTAAATATTAAAGTGGTGATTAGTTTTGTTGAGGGTAAAGCAGTAATGACTGAAAAAGTGCGTACAAACAAGCGTGCAAAAGACCATGTGATGTCACTATTGCGTGCAGATATGGCTGCAGGTTCTGTACCAGAAGTGGCTGTTATTCATTGTAATAATGTTCCGGACTCAGAAGTATGGCAAAATGAGTTGTTGCAAGAATTTCCGAGTTTAAAAGTAGAAATAGCGGCTCTAAGTGTTTGCGTTGGTGTCCATGCAGGAGACGGTACGACTGGCTTGAGCTGGGTTAGTTATTAA
- a CDS encoding DHA2 family efflux MFS transporter permease subunit, with amino-acid sequence MVHSETLDNTQSFDFKKNIPLLAVLLSGAFITILNQTLISTSLPPIMDDLKISESTVQWLQSIFMLVNGIMIPITAFLIGKFTTRSLFLTAIGMFAVGTLLAAISPNFTFLLGGRVLQGAGAGIMMPLLQTILFLVFPVSQRGKAMGMFGLIIAFAPAIGPSLSGYLVDHYPWRSVFYVVLPIAIIIFISAYFLLKNVTEQTNPKMDYLSIVLSTFGFGGLLYGFSIAGNVGWLSPNVLISLVIGAVTLFWFITRQLRLKEPILEFRVFKYSVFSIATALGMIVFASMIATTVILPLFMQNLLGFDAFHSGLMLLPGAIIMGIMNPVSGALFDKYGGKWLLRLGFAILAVTTFFFTNLSQDTTFLYLAVLNAIRMGGIAMVMMPSTTLGLNQLPDHLISHGTAMNNTFRQISGAIGTAVLVTITVTAANGSSIAGAIQGVNVAFVVAGVVAAFGFLLSFAIKSPKLATKEN; translated from the coding sequence ATGGTTCATTCAGAAACGTTAGACAACACCCAATCATTCGACTTTAAAAAGAACATTCCACTTTTAGCTGTATTGCTATCCGGTGCTTTTATCACCATTCTCAATCAAACACTTATCTCTACATCATTACCACCTATTATGGACGACCTTAAAATTAGCGAAAGTACGGTTCAATGGCTTCAATCAATTTTTATGCTGGTCAATGGGATTATGATTCCAATCACGGCCTTTTTAATTGGGAAATTTACAACACGCAGTTTATTCTTAACGGCCATAGGCATGTTTGCTGTCGGTACATTGCTCGCAGCTATTTCACCTAACTTCACCTTCTTATTAGGAGGACGCGTGCTACAAGGGGCTGGAGCCGGAATTATGATGCCGCTCTTGCAAACAATTTTGTTTTTAGTCTTCCCAGTTTCCCAGCGTGGGAAAGCAATGGGTATGTTTGGTTTAATCATAGCTTTTGCACCTGCAATCGGACCAAGTTTATCAGGTTATTTAGTCGACCACTACCCGTGGCGCAGTGTCTTTTACGTTGTTTTACCAATCGCAATTATCATTTTTATCTCAGCGTATTTCCTATTGAAAAATGTAACCGAACAAACCAATCCGAAGATGGATTATTTATCAATCGTTCTTTCCACATTTGGATTTGGCGGACTTCTTTACGGCTTTAGTATCGCAGGTAACGTAGGCTGGCTCAGCCCAAATGTACTCATTTCACTAGTAATTGGTGCAGTAACCCTGTTCTGGTTTATTACGAGACAATTAAGACTAAAAGAACCTATTCTTGAATTTCGTGTTTTCAAATACAGTGTTTTCTCAATTGCTACCGCACTCGGGATGATTGTATTTGCTTCGATGATTGCCACAACAGTTATTTTGCCTTTGTTCATGCAAAATCTACTAGGGTTCGACGCTTTCCATTCTGGACTGATGTTATTGCCAGGAGCAATTATTATGGGAATTATGAATCCTGTGTCGGGTGCGTTATTCGATAAATATGGAGGCAAATGGCTATTACGTCTGGGCTTTGCCATTTTGGCAGTCACTACCTTTTTCTTTACCAACCTTTCGCAAGATACAACGTTTCTGTACTTAGCTGTATTAAATGCAATTCGAATGGGCGGTATCGCTATGGTCATGATGCCATCGACCACACTTGGGTTAAATCAGTTACCAGATCACCTTATTTCTCACGGTACGGCGATGAATAATACGTTCCGTCAAATTTCAGGTGCTATCGGGACAGCGGTATTAGTGACGATTACGGTTACGGCTGCAAACGGCAGTTCCATAGCTGGTGCAATACAAGGCGTGAATGTTGCCTTTGTCGTAGCTGGAGTTGTCGCAGCATTTGGCTTCCTTTTATCGTTTGCTATTAAAAGTCCAAAACTCGCCACAAAGGAAAATTAA
- the tatC gene encoding twin-arginine translocase subunit TatC, whose amino-acid sequence MPENEMTLIEHIGELRKRLTILVVFFVLAIIVSFFLAQPLIQYLQYTEEAKNLTLNAFKITDPLKIFMQVTMILALIITSPLIMYQFWAFISPGLLDTERRATLSYIPFSVLLFLGGIAFAYLILFPYVIGFMLNISDNMNIQETIGINEYFQFLFQITLPFGVIFQLPVLMLFLTRLGIITPMLMTKYRKFAYLGLVIIAAFITPPDIVSHMIVTLPLIILYEFSVVIAKIGYRKFLKAEQQQAIEEQQESLPPN is encoded by the coding sequence ATGCCAGAAAATGAGATGACATTAATTGAACATATAGGAGAACTCCGAAAACGACTGACCATTCTAGTCGTTTTCTTTGTATTAGCGATTATTGTGAGCTTTTTCCTTGCACAGCCGCTAATTCAGTATTTGCAGTATACCGAAGAAGCAAAAAATCTTACCTTGAATGCGTTCAAAATTACGGATCCACTGAAGATTTTTATGCAAGTAACAATGATTTTAGCGCTAATTATCACGTCACCACTAATTATGTACCAATTCTGGGCGTTTATTAGCCCGGGACTTCTTGATACAGAACGGAGAGCGACACTCAGTTACATTCCGTTTTCTGTACTTTTGTTTTTAGGCGGAATTGCTTTTGCCTATTTAATCTTGTTCCCATACGTCATCGGATTTATGCTGAATATTTCTGATAACATGAACATACAAGAAACCATTGGCATTAACGAGTATTTTCAATTCTTGTTCCAAATTACGTTGCCGTTCGGCGTTATTTTCCAGCTGCCGGTATTGATGTTGTTTTTAACAAGACTTGGCATTATTACGCCGATGTTGATGACGAAATATCGTAAGTTTGCGTATCTTGGATTGGTGATCATTGCGGCGTTTATTACACCGCCTGACATCGTTTCACATATGATAGTTACGTTACCGCTTATTATTTTGTATGAATTTAGTGTCGTAATTGCTAAAATTGGTTACCGTAAGTTTTTAAAAGCCGAGCAGCAACAAGCGATTGAAGAACAACAAGAAAGCCTTCCGCCGAATTGA